In a genomic window of Oncorhynchus keta strain PuntledgeMale-10-30-2019 chromosome 28, Oket_V2, whole genome shotgun sequence:
- the LOC118360744 gene encoding ankyrin repeat domain-containing protein SOWAHB-like, with product MGDVSEESLLDYFYSAGGKVKNSDLMKTYKPFIGHKDMELRAKYREEFKQIIDRIAVVKSENGEKYLVLKKRYRQQKQDSETEPGTDRQASPARPSASAQWDGSGVSSLSSAQMEPYLQPEPAKRAEERKPSRVTWCGRGPSITVTEAPEQEHMQEDQHTEKKPSQSISEEPLVHSKVENEPDRDSGSKSESEEQEEECTGSIGSTPVALDPVEKEWIYSAACGCLSDLAQLLQQEPSLANKKVWVPFTALHWAAKHGKEDMAAMMANAGADVNTKSGYTPLHIAALHGHRNILELLIGTYDAKENLRDYSGHLACQYLNIREPTEDDRAAPEEIQFPEFHMAQARDRSRNRKLTSLFQSKKKWGSAEELAPVEEEKVALAPHQLIVPAFRPRKFSR from the exons ATGGGCGATGTAAGTGAAGAATCGTTGTTGGATTATTTCTACTCAGCCGGAGGGAAAGTAAAAAATTCAGATTTAATGAAAACATACAAGCCTTTTATTGGTCACAAGGACATGGAGCTGCGTG CCAAATACAGAGAGGAGTTCAAACAGATCATCGACAGGATTGCTGTTGTGAAATCAGAGAAT GGTGAGAAGTACCTAGTTCTGAAGAAGAGATACCGGCAGCAGAAgcaggacagtgagacagagcctgggacagacagacaggccagccCTGCCAGGCCATCGGCCTCAGCCCAGTGGGATGGGTCAGGGGTCTCGTCTCTCTCCAGTGCCCAGATGGAACCATACCTCCAGCCTGAACCGGCCAAgcgggcagaggagaggaagcctTCCCGGGTGACGTGGTGTGGAAGAGGCCCCAGCATTACTGTCACAGAGGCACCTGAGCAGGAGCACATGCAAGAG GATCAGCACACTGAGAAAAAACCCTCACAGTCTATTTCGGAGGAACCCCTTGTGCACAGCAAAGTGGAGAATGAGCCAGACAGAGACTCAGGGTCAAAG TCAGAGTCCGAAGAGCAGGAAGAGGAGTGTACGGGCAGTATTGGCTCCACCCCAGTGGCT CTGGACCCTGTGGAGAAGGAATGGATCTACTCTGCTGCATGTGGCTGTCTCTCTGACCTCGCCCAGCTGCTACAACAGGAGCCCTCCCTGGCCAACAAGAAG GTCTGGGTGCCATTT ACAGCTCTACACTGGGCAGCCAAACATGGCAAAGAGGACATGGCTGCCATGATGGCCAATGCAGGGGCTGACGTCAACACTAAATCT GGCTATACACCCTTGCATATTGCAGCATTGCATGGCCATCGAAACATTTTGGAGCTGCTCATTGGAACATATG ATGCGAAGGAGAACCTCCGGGACTACAGTGGCCATCTTGCATGCCAGTACCTGAACATCAGGGAGCCTACAGAGGATGACAGAGCAGCTCCAGAAGAGATAC AATTCCCTGAGTTCCATATGGCCCAGGCCAGAGACCGCAGCAGGAACAGGAAGTTGACCTCGTTGTTCCAGTCCAAGAAGAAGTGGGGCTCAGCGGAGGAGCTAGCCCCTGTAGAGGAAGAAAAGGTGGCACTTGCACCGCATCAACTCATCGTCCCCGCATTCAGACCCAGGAAATTCTCACGCTGA